The Salinibaculum sp. SYNS191 genome has a window encoding:
- a CDS encoding NAD(P)/FAD-dependent oxidoreductase has protein sequence MSGAQTVEEYEVVVVGGGPAGQMAAMYSTRLGHETAIVDRGGGRAAMMQEVHNMVGIREETSGNELLATGTEQLREYGCEIHRDMLTSCSQEEDGAIRLCGNSGDYRAEYVVLATGFNDVRPEPPLPRTGRGLHYCLHCDAHMFVDQSVYVMGHAESAAHVAAILLNFTDEVDLLTRGEDPEWSEETAEMLASHPIDVVHEDVSGVQNGEDGWLKALEFEDGSVREYKGGFAMYGADYNNGLARELGCDINDDGTVDVDDHGRTSVENVYAVGDMTPGHNQVPIAYGDGAKAGISIHFSLRDFPRDPGAIEEQGPVRSEEVPGIPDALLEQAVDFHTYD, from the coding sequence ATGTCAGGTGCGCAAACTGTCGAGGAGTACGAGGTGGTCGTCGTCGGGGGTGGCCCCGCGGGACAGATGGCGGCCATGTACAGCACGCGTCTCGGCCACGAGACCGCTATCGTGGACCGCGGCGGCGGACGCGCCGCGATGATGCAGGAGGTCCACAACATGGTCGGCATCCGCGAGGAGACCAGCGGCAACGAACTGCTCGCGACCGGTACGGAACAGCTCCGCGAGTACGGCTGCGAGATACACCGCGACATGCTCACTTCCTGCAGTCAGGAGGAGGACGGGGCCATCCGGCTCTGTGGCAACAGCGGCGACTACCGCGCGGAGTACGTGGTGCTCGCGACCGGATTCAACGACGTGCGACCGGAACCCCCGCTGCCCCGGACTGGCCGCGGGCTGCACTACTGTCTGCACTGCGACGCACACATGTTCGTCGACCAGTCTGTCTACGTCATGGGCCACGCCGAGAGCGCCGCGCACGTCGCCGCCATCCTGCTGAACTTCACCGACGAGGTGGACCTCCTCACGCGCGGCGAGGACCCCGAGTGGAGCGAGGAGACCGCCGAGATGCTCGCTTCCCACCCCATCGACGTCGTCCACGAGGACGTCTCCGGCGTCCAGAACGGCGAGGACGGCTGGCTGAAGGCGCTGGAATTCGAGGACGGGAGCGTCCGCGAGTACAAGGGCGGATTCGCGATGTACGGGGCCGATTACAACAACGGACTGGCCCGGGAACTCGGGTGTGACATCAACGACGACGGCACCGTCGACGTCGACGACCACGGCCGGACCTCCGTCGAGAACGTCTACGCCGTCGGGGACATGACCCCCGGCCACAACCAGGTCCCGATCGCCTACGGGGACGGCGCGAAGGCGGGTATCTCGATTCACTTCTCGCTCCGGGACTTCCCCCGGGACCCGGGCGCAATCGAGGAGCAGGGGCCGGTCCGCTCCGAGGAGGTCCCCGGTATCCCGGACGCACTCCTCGAACAGGCCGTCGACTTCCACACGTACGATTGA